The Thioalkalivibrio thiocyanodenitrificans ARhD 1 nucleotide sequence GTCCCGCTGCTTTCCAGTCGGGCTCCCCCTGCCGGGCGGACAAACAAGAAAAAATAGCAACTTCCAGAGGATATCCAGCATGTACCGACATATCTGCAAGACATCCCTTCTGGCCCTGACGGGCGCCGCGTTTCTCACAGTCGCGGCTGTCCAGGCCGCCGAGCGGGTGGAACTGGAAAGGGACGGCCTGACGCACATCGCTCACCTGGAGATGGCTTCGGGCAAGTCCCTGGAGGATGGCGTGATCCTGATGCTCCACGGTACCATGGCCCACGGGCGCATGGAGATCATGGAGAGTCTGCAGGGGCTCATGGCGGAGCGGGGCTATAACAGCCTCTCCATCAACCTGAGCCTGGGCATCGATGCCCGGGAGGGCATGGTCGACTGCGCAATCGATCACGTGCATCGCCACGAGGACGCGCTGGCGGAACTGGATATGTGGATGGGGTGGCTGAACGAACAGGGTGCGGGCAGGGTGGCCCTCATGGCCCATTCCCGGGGTGGTGCCCAGATGGCGTGGTATGCGGCAGAACACAAGCCGCAGGGCGTGGAACACGCGGTGCTCATCGCTCCGGCAACCGCCGATCATGCTGCCACCGCCCGGGCGTATGAGGAGCGCTATGGTGCGCCGCTGGCACGGGTCTACGAGCAGGCTGCGGAACTCATGCGCATGGGCCAGCCGGACACCCTCATCGAGGACATCGGGTTTCTGTACTGCGAGGGTGCCAACGCCAGTGCGGCGGCTGTGGCCTCCTACTATGCGGATAACCCTGATTTCGACACGCCCGCGCTGCTGCCCGGGATGGACATGCAGGTACTTGTGATCGCCGGCAGCGAGGACGCTACCGTGGCCGATCTTCCTGAACGAATGGCGGAGCTGAAGGGCGAAGCCCACATCCAATATGGGGTTGTAGACGGGGCCGAGCACTTTTTCCGTGACTTCTTCGCCGACGATGTGGCCGATCTGGCGGCCGAATTCATCGGCTGGTAATCCGGTCCTGACAAGACGGATCATCGAACACTCGAGGCCCTGGGCAGGGGCACAGTGCAGGGTCGAATGAGCGATTCCCGCTGAAGTGGCCCCCGCGTTTCCCGTGTGCCTCGCATCGTTGGCAGTGCACTGTTGCGGGTCTGAACATGAACACACATGGTGTGTGAGAATGTGCCGGTGCCGACCGGATGTCCCGAGTTGTTCGGTCTGACCGCACTCAACCGTTCCATGGCCCTGTGCTATGGTGGAAACGAGCGCACTGCACACGCTCAACGGTGGCGCCCACATGCGGTAGTCCGTGCACGTCCGGTTTCGGACCTGCACACCATGAGGCGGCTCAACAGCCGTTGTTGCCGTTGTGCAATCACGCCGATCGGCTGATCGGCCGGCAGCTCCGGTGCGGGCCGGGCGCAAGGCTGCCACCCACGACCGGAACGAACGGTCGCACCGGTGGACCACTCATTGATATAGCGGAGGGGTTGGCATGGCGGGCCAGCGGATCGATTTTCCCGGAGCGGACGAACACACACTGGCGGCGAGGCTGGATACGCCGCCGGGAGAACCGCGGGCCTGGGCGCTTTTCGCGCATTGTTTCACCTGCGGAAAGGATATCCGCGCGGCGAGTCGAATCGCGGCCGCGCTGACCGAGCGCGGCATCGCCACCCTGCGCTTCGATTTTACGGGGCTCGGGGCGAGTGAGGGAGAATTCGCCAATACCGGTTTCAGTTCCAATGTCGCGGACCTTCTGGCCGCGGCGCGTTTCATGCGCGAAAGCGGACGCCCGGTCTCCATTCTCATCGGGCACAGCCTCGGGGGCACGGCGGTCCTGGCCGCCGCCGGCGAGTTGCCGGAGTGCGCCGCGGTCGGGGTGATCGGTGCCCCGTTCGATCCGGAGCACGTGCTCGATCATTTTTCGGACAAGCTGGAGGTCATCGAATCCGAGGGGGAGGCCACCGTCACATTGGCTGGACGCCAGTTCCGGATCCGCCGTCAGTTCCTGGAAGATGCGCGCGACCAGAACCAGGCCAGGCACATTCGTCAGCTGCAGCGTCCCCTGCTGGTCATGCATTCCCCTGTGGATGCCGTGGTGGACGTGGACAATGCCCGGCGAATCTTCGAGCATGCCAGGCACCCAAAGAGCTACGTCTCACTGGACGATGCGGACCATCTGCTCAGCAAGCCCGAGGATGCGGAGTACGCGGCCGGGGTGATCGCCGCGTGGGCGGCCCGTTACCTGCCGGACCGGGACGATCCGGCCGATGAGGCCGGCGGGGATGGTGGCGTGACGGTGGAGGAACTAACGCCGGACGGCCTTGCACAACAGGTGCGGGTGGGCCGTCACCGGCTGTTTGCCGACGAGCCGGAGAGTGCCGGCGGTGCTGACATGGGTCCGGGCCCTTACGACTACCTGCTGGCCGGACTCGGGGCATGCACCTCCATGACGCTGCGCATGTACGCCCGGCGCAAGGGGCTGGACCTGACCCGTGTGCAGGTGAGCCTGACGCACGACAGGATTCACGCCAGGGATTGCGAGGCGTGCGAGACGCAAACCGGCCGGCTCGACCTGATCACCCGGCGCATCATCCTGGAAGGCGAACTCTCTGATGCGGAGCGCAAGCGGTTGCTGGAGATTGCCGACAAGTGCCCGGTGCATCGCACGCTCCACGGTGAGGTCGAGATCCGGACGCTCCCCGGTTGAGGTTGCTCGGGCCTGAATCCACGCATTACCTGTAACCAGAGAGAATTGTCCATGCAGAAACCGGACCGGCCGGTTCTAAGGGATATAGTGCTGATCGGGGGAGGCCACAGCCATGTGGGGGTCCTCAAGCGTTTCGGCATGAAGCCGGTGCCCGGCGTGCGTCTGACGGTGATCTGTCGGGATACCCACACGCCGTATTCCGGCATGCTGCCGGGGTACGTGGCCGGACACTACGATTTCGACGACATCCATATCGATCTGAGCCGGCTGGCGGAGTTCGCCGGCGCCCGTTTCTACCGGGATGAGGCCGTGGGCCTGGACCGGTCCGCACGGACCGTGCTTTGCCGGGAAAGACCGCCCGTGCCCTACGACAAGCTGTCCATCAATATCGGATCCACGCCGCAACTGGGGCACGTGACAGGTGCGCACGAGCACGTGGTCCCCGTAAAGCCCATTCACCGCTTCAATGACCGCTGGCAGGCATTGCTGCACCGGGTGAAGGAACACCCCGGCAGGAGACGCATCGCAGTGGTTGGCGCGGGCGCCGGCGGCGTCGAACTGGCGCTGGCGATGCAGTACCGGCTGCGCAGGGAGCTTTCCGCCCAGGGGCGTGACCCCGGGGAACTGGAGTTCCATCTGTTCAGCCGAAGTGCCGACATTCTGCCCACGCACAATGCCCGTGTGCGCGGGGTGTTCGAGCAGGTCCTGGCCGAGCGGGGTGTGGTCCTGCATACGGCCGCGGAGGTGGAGCAGGTGGGTGACGGATGCCTGCGCACCGTCGAATCCGGTACCTTCGACGCCGATGAGGTCGTCTGGATCACGCGGGCGGGCGGGGCGCGCTGGCTTGGGGATACCGGGCTCGAACTGGATGACGACGGCTTCATTCGGGTCACCGATACCTTGCAGACCGTCACGGATCCAGAGATTTTTGCCGCGGGGGATATTGCCTCGATGGTCAACCATCCGCGGGAGAAGGCCGGTGTGTTTGCCGTGCGTCAGGCTCGGCCGCTGGCGGACAACCTGAGGCGCGCGGTCACCGGGCGGGCACTGCGGCCCTATCGGCCCCAGCGTCACTGGCTTGCCCTGATCAGCACCGGAGAACGGTACGCGGTGGCGTCCCGCGGCCCCATCGGATTCAAGGGGGCGTGGGTGTGGCGCTGGAAGGACCGGATCGATCGCCGGTTCATGGCCCGGTTCAATGATCTCCCGCCCATGGACACCGACAGGGACGATGCATGGCATTCGGTGCGGCTGGACGGGGAGGAGGCGGTGCAGGCCATCTCCGCGGTGGCCATGCGCTGCGGGGGTTGCGGCGCGAAGGTGGGCGCATCCGTACTGTCCCGCACCCTTGGCCTGCTCACGCCGGTGGATCGTGACGATGTGCTCGTGGGTCTCCACGCGCCGGATGATGCCGCCGTGCTGCGCGTGCCGGAGGGCAAGGCCCTGGTGCAGACCGTGGACTTCTTCCGTGCGTTCATCGAAGACCCGTACCTGTTCGGCAAGATCGCGGCCAATCATGCCCTGGGCGATGTGTTTGCCATGGGCGCGGAGGCACAGTCGGCCACGGCGATTGCCACCGTGCCCACGGGGCTGGAGTCCAAGATAGAGGACGTAGTGCTCCAGATGATGTCGGGGGCCATCGAAATCCTCAACGATGCGAACTGCGCGCTGGTGGGCGGCCACACCGGGGAGGGCCGGGAACTGGCCCTGGGGTTTGCCGTGAACGGGCTGGTCGACGAGGACGCCCTCCTGCGCAAGGGGGGGATGCGCGCGGGTGACGTGTTGCTGCTCACCAAACCCATCGGGACAGGCACGTTGTTCGCCGCGCACGCGAGGCTGGCCGCCCGGGGCCGCTGGATCGATTCCGCCCTCGCCTCCATGATCCAGTCAAACCGGCAGGCTGCCGCGTGTCTGCGAGAACACGGCGCCACGGCGTGTACGGACATCACCGGATTCGGGTTGCTGGGACATCTGGTCGAGATGACGCGGCCGTCCGGCGTTGACGCCGAACTGGATCTCACCGCGCTGCCGCTCCTGGAGGGCGCGCAGGAGACCGTGGCCCGGGGGATCATGAGTTCCCTGCAGCCCGCCAACGTGCGTCTGAGCCGGGCGCTTCGCAACCAGGCGGACATGGCGGACCATCCCCGTTACCCGCTGGTGTTCGATCCCCAGACCGCAGGCGGCCTGCTGGCCAGTGTGCCCGCGGATCGGGCGGAAGCCTGCGTGCAGGCGTTGCGGGCGCTGGGGTATTCCGACGCGGCCGTCATTGGCCGGGTGCTCGCCCGGAGCGATGCCCTGGAACCCATCGTCCTCAATCCATGACCGGCACGTCAGGACAAATGCCCGACCACGTTCTCAAGCGCAGCCTTCTCCTCCTCCGGCCGAAAGGCGGGGGCACGGGCCTCGCAGCTCCGGCGCAGGGACTCCACATAGTCCGGATCGCCCTCGGCGCGCAGCAGGCGTTTCCGCAGTGCCGCCGTGTCACCCACCGGATAATATCCCGGGTAGTCTTCGCCCAGCAGGCCGATATTGCCCGGGATGTCGGAGGCGATGACGGGCAGGCCCGCCACGCACGCTTCGGAGACCACGTTGGCGCCGCCCTCCATGATGGAACTTATCACCATGAGCCGCGCCCGGGCCATCAGGCGGCGTACCTGCCAGTGAGGCACTTCGCCGCGCCAGACGAAGCGCGGATTGATGCGGGTTTCCTGCAGCGCGGCGGCTTCCCATTCGCTGTCATGGGCGCGGCCCATGAGAACGATCCGCAGCCGCGAACCCGCCGGCAGATCACGCACGGCATAGGCCGGACGCAGCGAATCCTTTTCCTCGCGAAGATGTCCGGCCACACAGACATCGAAGCGGGATCTGACCGGGGGCAGGCGCCGGGGCAGGGGATCGGCGGACTGCAGGACGGTATGCAACCGGGTACGGAAACGGGCCGGAATGTCTTCATGGACCCGGTCATGGAGGCCGATCAGGGCGTCCGCCCGATCCATGCTTGCCAGAGTGGTCTCGGCGTGGGAATACTGGAACCGGTAAATGTCCGTTCCCGTCAGCACGACGATCAGCGGCCGGTGCGGATGGCGGTCACGGAAGGCACGGACGGCGTCCGCGCTGCGCCATGCATGCAATGCGATCATCATCCCGGCATCGCGCCCGTCATAGGTCGTGGAGACGCGGACCCGATGACCGAGATCGCGCAGGAACTTCGCCCAGCGGGTGGCCGTGGCCCGGTTGCCCGAGCGTGTGCCGGGCCTGGCCGGCGTGATCAGTGCGATGTCCATGTGACTGTTGCCATTCGACCGGGGGTTTGAATTCCAATGGATGTGCCTGCCACCCATCGCGTGCCTGCAGATCACCTCATCGAGATGCTGGGCGATGCCCGGAAGCGGACGCTCGCCCTGACCCGGGATCTGACCGGCGAGCAGGCGCTCGGGCCCAAGCTTAACATTGTGAATCCTCCCCTGTGGGAAGTGGGCCACGTGGGCTTCTTTCACGATCACTTCGCCCTGCGGACGCTTTACGGCCTGGACTACCGGCATCCCGATGCCGAAGCGCTCTACGATTCCGGCGGCATAGAGCATGATGCGCGCTGGGGTCTGCCGCTGCCGGACTGGGAAGACACGCTCGATTATCTGCGCACGGTCCAGGATGCCATGATTGAACGGCTGCCCGACGGGCTGGCCAGCGAGGCGCAGAGTTACGTCTACCAGCTCACCACCTTCCACGAAGACATGCACGGAGAGGCCTTTGCCTATACACGGCAGACGCTCGCGTACCCTCCTCCGGACATGGGTTCAATTTCGGGCGTGTCGCCGGCTCAACACGCCGGTCCCCTGGACGGTGACGTACACATCCCGGGCTGCATCCATGAGCTGGGTTCCGACGAGACCGTGCCCTTTCGATTTGACAACGAAAAGGGAGTCCATGCGGTGGATGTGCCGGCCTTCAGCATCGCCAGAGCACCGGTCACCAACGAGGCGTTTCGTGCCTTCGTGGAGGACGGGGGTTACCGGCGCCGTGAGTTCTGGAGCGAGGAGGGCTGGGCGTGGCGCAGCCGGGCGGGGCTCGACGCCCCGGTGTACTGGCACCATGCCGACGGGCACTGGCAGGTGCGCTGGTTTGACCGCTGGCTGACCCTGCCGCCCTGCCAGCCCGTGAGCCATGTCAGCGCTTACGAAGCCGATGCCTATTGCCGTTGGGCGGGCCGCCGGCTGCCCACCGAGGCCGAGTGGGAGGTCGCGGCCAGCCGGGTACCGGCCGGCGACGGCCGGGGGCTGCTGCCCGGCAAGCGGCGCTTTCCCTGGGGCGACACCATGGCTGGCCGGGTACCGGCCAATCTGGACGGTGACCGGCTCGGATGCGTGGACGTCGCTGCCTTCCCCGAGGGCGACAGCCCCCTGGGATGCCGGCAGATGCTGGGCAACGTCTGGCAATGGACAGCCTCCGTCTTCGGGCCGTTTCCCGGCTTCAAGGCCGATCTCTACGCGGACTACTCCGCCCCGTGGTTCGCGGAGCAGCGGCGGGTATTGCGCGGCGGCGGATGGGCAACCCGGAGCCGGTTGATTCACAACGGCCATCGCAATTTCTTCACCCCGGATCGCAACGACATCATCGCCGGTTTTCGCACCTGTGCCCTCTGATCGGGGCGCCCCGACGTCGCCGGAGCCGGCGGCTGCCGGCAGTGTGCGGGCGGGCCCTGGCGTTGTCGGGGGCGCGTGGCGATGGTAAGATCCCGGGTTCCAACGCAGGCGCGTAGCTCAGCTGGTTAGAGCACCACCTTGACATGGTGGGGGTCGTTGGTTCGAGTCCAATCGCGCCTACCAGGACTGCAGTGCGGGCTGCAAGCGACAGTCATCCGGAACAGAAACCGCTCCGGTACGGCTGATCGACTTGCAGCCTTTCTTTGCCAAACAAGCAGCGCACGACCCTTCGTACCGGCCGGCGCAGGAGACAGACATGCCCCTGATTACCCTCCCCGACGGAAGTGAACGGCGCTTCGATGGTCCCGTGACGGTGCGCGACGTGGCGGCGGATATCGGCCCCGGGCTCGCCAAGGCCGCCCTGGCCGGGCGCTTGGACGGGCGTCTGGTGGATACCAGCCACCGTATTGAGGACGATGCCGAGCTTGCCATCGTCACCGCCCGCGACCCGGAGGGCCTGGAGATCATCCGTCACTCGACGGCGCACCTGCTGGCCCAGGCGGTGAAGGACCTGTTTCCCTCGGCCCAGGTGACCATCGGGCCGGTGATCGAGGACGGTTTTTACTATGACTTCGCCTTCGAGCGCCCCTTCCATCCGGAAGACCTCGAGAAGATCGAGGCGCGCATGAAGGCGCTGGCGAAGGAGGACCTGCCCGTGGCGCGCTCGGTCATGGACCGGGACGAGGCCGTGGACTTCTTCCGGGGGCAGGGCGAGGAGTACAAGGCCCGCATCATCGAGGACATCCCCGCGGGAGAGACCATTTCCCTCTACCGGCAGGGAGATTTCATCGATCTGTGCCGCGGCCCCCACGTGCCCAGTACCGGCAAGCTCAAGGCCTTCAAGCTGACCAAGGTGGCCGGCGCCTACTGGCGCGGCGATTCCGCCAACGAAATGCTCCAGCGCATCTACGGCACCGCCTGGCCCGACAAGCAGCAGCTGGAGGATTACCTCCATCGCCTGGCCGAGGCGGAGCGCCGGGACCACCGGCGTATCGGCACGGAGCTGAACCTGTTCTCCATCCAGGATGAGGCCGGCGGCGGGCTGGTGTTCTGGCACCCGAAGGGTGCGCGCATCCGTCGGGTGATCGAGGATTTCTGGTTCGACATGCATGAGCGGGCCGGTTACCAGTTCCTCTACACCCCGCACATCGCCAACCTGGACCTGTGGAAGACCTCGGGGCATGCGGACTTCTACGCGGAGTCCATGTACGAGCCGATGGAGGACGACACCCAGGCGTTCCAGCTCAAGCCCATGAACTGCCCGTTCCACGTGCTGGTGTACAAGGACCGGCTGCATTCCTACCGGGACCTGCCGCTGCGCTGGGCGGAGATGGGCACGGTATACCGCCGGGAGATGTCCGGCGCCCTCCACGGTCTCATGCGCGTTCGGGGGTTCACCCAGGACGACGCCCATGTCTTCTGCCGGGAGGACCAGATCGAGGACGAGATCCTGCGCATTCTCGATCTGACGCTGGATGTGCTCCGGGCCTTCGGTTTCGACGACTACGAGGTCAATCTCTCCACCCGCCCGGACAAGGCGGTGGGTTCCGAGAAGATCTGGACGCACGCCACCGCAGCCCTCAGGGCGGCGCTGGAAAAGAAGGGCCTGGATTACTCGGTGGACGAGGGCGGCGGTGCCTTCTACGGCCCCAAGATTGACATCAAGATCCGGGATGCCATCGGCCGGGAATGGCAGTGTTCCACGGTGCAGCTGGACTTCAACCTGCCGGAGCGGTTCGGGATGGAGTACGTGGCGGAGGACAACAGCCGGCACCGCCCCATCATGATCCACCGGGCCCTGCTGGGCTCCGTGGAACGTTTCTTCGGGGTGCTCATCGAGCACTATGCCGGTCTGTTCCCATTATGGCTGGCCCCTGTGCAGGTGCAGGTGCTGACCATCACCGATCGGCAGGACGATTATGCCCGGGAAGTGGCCGAAAGCCTGCGCAATCGGGGCCTGCGGGTGGAGACGGACTTGAGAAACGAGAAAATTGGCTTTAAAATCCGCGAGCATACGCTACAACGCGTCCCTTATCTGCTGGTCCTGGGTGACCGGGAGATGGAGACGAAAACCGTGGCCGTGCGCACGCGAGCCGGCGAGGACCTGGGAAGCATGGATCTGGACGATCTTGCCCGGCGCCTCTCCGGTGAGATCGCGAGCCGCGGCCGCTCTCATTTGGAGGATTAACGTATCAGCGCTGGAAAAGAGACTCGTCTCAACGAACAGATCACCTGCCCCGAGGTCCGTCTGATCGACACGACCGGGGAGAACGTGGGGGTCGTGTCCATCGAAGAGGCATTGCGAATCGCCGAAGAGGCTGAACTGGACCTGGTGGAGATCTCGCCGAACGCGGAACCGCCGGTCTGCCGGGTCATGGACTACGGCAAGTTCAGGTTCGAGTTGAGCAAGAAGGCCCAGCAGGCGAAGAAGAACCAGAAGCAGATACAGATCAAGGAAGTGAAGTTCCGGCCCGGGACCGATGAGGGTGACTACCAGGTCAAGCTTCGCAACCTGAACCGGTTCATCAACGACGGCGACAAGGCCAAGGTCACCATCCGTTTCCGGGGTCGCGAGATGCGCCACCAGGAATTGGGCGCCAAGCTGCTGGAACGCATCGAGGCCGATCTGAGCGAGATCGCCACCGTCGAGCAGCGGCCCAAGATGGAAGGGCGCCAGATGGTGATGGTGTTTACACCGAAGAAATGAATGACACAGCCCACGTTCGGCGCCAGGGCGGCCGACGGGGGATACAGCGACCAAGGCGGGGCATTGCTCCGGCCTTTTGATTCAGGAGAGCAAACATGCCCAAGCAGAAGACCAACCGGGGAGCCGCCAAGCGGTTCAAACCCACCGGTTCGGGCGGGTTCAAGCGAGCCCAGTCCCACCGGCGGCACATCCTTACCAAGAAGAGCACCAAGCGCAAGCGTCACCTTCGCTCCACCGGCATGATTGCCGAGAGCGACAAGGCATCCGTGCGCCAGATGCTGCCTCACGCATAAGGAGACACCGCCATGTCACGAGTCAAGAGAGGCGTCACCGCCCACGCCCGTCACAAGAAGGTCCTGAAAAAGGCCAAGGGCTATTATGGTGCGCGCAAGAACGTCTACCGCGTTGCCGTTCAGGCAGTCACCAAGGCCGGCCAGTACGCCTACCGTGACCGCCGTCAGCGCAAGCGTCAGTTCCGGGCGCTGTGGATTGTGCGCATCAACGCGGCCGCGCGTCAGTTCGGTCTGTCTTACAGCCGCATGATGGACGGTCTGCACAAGGCCAATGTGGAGGTCGACCGCAAGGTGCTGGCCGATCTCGCGGTGTACGACATCAACGCGTTTGGGCAGATTGCCGAAAAGGCCAAGGCTGCCCTGGCGGCGTAACGTCCGCGTGCGCATGTGTCGGGATCCGTGAAACGCGGGCCCGATGGACGCTCGAGAGGGGAAAGGCCTGGCCTTTCCCCTTTTTATTTTCAACCCGAGGGGGACCCGTTGTGGAGGAACTCCAGAACCTGATTCGCGAGGCCCTCGAGGCCATCGACCGGGCCGCAGACACCCAGGCGCTCGATGCCCTGCGAGTGCGCTATCTGGGCAAGAAGGGCCTGCTCACCGAACAGCTCAAGGGCTTGGGCAAGCTGCCTGCCGAACAGCGCCCGGCGGCGGGACAGGCCATCAACCGGGCCAAGCAGCAGGTGAACGATGCGCTGGCCACCCGCCTGGAAGCGCTCGCATCCGCCGAACGCCGGCAGCGGTTGGCCGGGGAGTCCGTGGACGTGACCCTGCCGGGCCGACGCCAGGCGGTGGGCGGCCTTCACCCGGTCACCCGCACCATCGAGCGCATCATCGACCTGCTGGGCCGCCTGGGCTTTCAGGTGGCGGAGGGGCCGGAAGTGGAGGATGACTACCACAATTTCGAGGCGCTCAACATTCCGGCCCATCACCCGGCCCGTGCCATGCACGACACCTTCTACTTCGACGGCGGACTGCTGCTGCGCACGCATACCTCGCCGGTGCAGGTACGGGTGATGGAATCCGGCGAACCGCCGTTTCGCGTCATTGCCCCCGGACGCGTGTACCGCTGTGATTCCGATCTGACCCACAGCCCCATGTTCCACCAGGTGGAAGGCCTGCTGGTGGACGAGGATGTGACCTTCGCGCACCTGCGCGGCGTACTGGATGCCTTCCTGCAGGCCTTTTTCGAGCAGACGGATCTCAAGACCCGGTTCCGTCCGTCCTATTTCCCCTTCACCGAGCCTTCAGCAGAGGTGGATATCCAGTGCATGCACTGTGGCGGGGACGGCTGCCGGGTCTGCAGTCACACCGGCTGGCTGGAGGTGATGGGTTGCGGGATGGTACACCCGAACGTGTTCGCCCACGTGGGCATCGACAGCGAGCGCTACACAGGATTCGCCTTCGGCCTTGGCGTGGAGCGGATGGCCATGTTGCGCTACGGCGTCAATGACCTGCGGCTGTTCTTCGAAAACGACATCCGGTTTCTGCGGCAGTTCGCGTGATCTTAAAGATCGAATGGACAGGATGGACAGGATTTTTTCATGATTAACATAATCGTTTAAATAATTAATGTAATTATTTGTTTTAATTATATTTAGATCCTGTGAATCCTGCGAAATCCTGTTCATTATGTCCATTGGTTTACCAAAAGAGCGACAAGCATGAGAATCAGCAATCAGTGGCTTCTGGAGTGGGTGGACCACGGGCTGACGCCCGGGGAACTGGGGCATCGGCTCACCATGGCGGGTCTGGAGCTGGACAGCATCCAGCCGGCCGCACCGGATTTTTCCGGGGTGGTGGTGGGTCTCGTGCGCCAGGTGGCGCCGCACCCGGATGCGGACAAGCTGCGGGTCTGTCAGGTGGACGACGGTTCCGGCCAGCCTGTGCAGGTGGTGTGCGGGGCACCCAACGTGGCCGAGGGCATGCATGTGCCTTTTGCCCGGGTGGACGCGATGCTGCCCGGGGATTTCAGAATCAGGAAAGCCAGGCTGCGCGGCGTGGAATCCTTCGGCATGCTGTGTTCCGCGAAGGAACTGGGCCTGGCCGAGTCCAGCGAGGGTCTCATGCCCCTGCCGGCGGATCTGATCCCGGGCACCGATGTGCGCGAGGCCCTGAGTCTCGATGACCTCGTGCTGGAGGTGGACCTCACGCCCAACCGGGCCGACTGCCTGAGCATGGCGGGGGTTGCCCGAGAGGTGGCGGCGCTCACCGACAGGCCCCTGAGGGTGTCCGGCATCGCGCCGGTCAGCGCCGTGGTGGATGACCGGGTACCGGTCAGCATCGAGGCGGCGGCGGACTGTCCCGTGTATGCGGGCCGCGTGGTGCGCGGTGTGGATCCGGGGGCCGAGACACCGCTCTGGATGCGGGAAAGGCTGCGCCGGGCCGGCATCCGCAGCCTCGGTCCCCTGGTGGATGTGACCAACTACGTGATGCTGGAACTGGGCCAGCCCATGCACGCCTTCGATCTGGCGCGCCTGGACGGCGGGATCGTGGTCCGGCGCGCGCGGGATGATGAGAATCTCGTGCTGCTGGACGGGCAGGAGATCAACCTGACCGGCTCGGATCTGGTTATCGCCGACGAGAACAAGGTCCTGGCGCTCGCCGGCATCATGGGAGGCGAGGTCAGCGGCGTCGGGCAGGACACCCGGGATGTGTTTCTGGAAAGCGCCCACTTCACGCCCATGGCCATTGCCGGCCGCGCCCGTCAGCACGGCCTGCATACGGACTCCTCCCATCGTTTCGAGCGGGGGGTGGATCCGGCGCTGCCCACCCGGGCCCTTCAGCGTGTCACGGAACTGCTGTGCGGGATTGCCGGCGGCGAACCCGGGCCGGTGGTGGAAGCCACGGGTGCCGCGCCCCGGGAGGCCGCGCCCATCATGCTGCGGGCGACGCGCATCGCCCGCGTGCTGGGTGCCGTCATCGACGAGACCGAGGTCACCCGCTTGTTGTCGGCCCTTGGCTGTCACGTGGAACCCATGGCCGGTGCGTGGC carries:
- the thrS gene encoding threonine--tRNA ligase — protein: MPLITLPDGSERRFDGPVTVRDVAADIGPGLAKAALAGRLDGRLVDTSHRIEDDAELAIVTARDPEGLEIIRHSTAHLLAQAVKDLFPSAQVTIGPVIEDGFYYDFAFERPFHPEDLEKIEARMKALAKEDLPVARSVMDRDEAVDFFRGQGEEYKARIIEDIPAGETISLYRQGDFIDLCRGPHVPSTGKLKAFKLTKVAGAYWRGDSANEMLQRIYGTAWPDKQQLEDYLHRLAEAERRDHRRIGTELNLFSIQDEAGGGLVFWHPKGARIRRVIEDFWFDMHERAGYQFLYTPHIANLDLWKTSGHADFYAESMYEPMEDDTQAFQLKPMNCPFHVLVYKDRLHSYRDLPLRWAEMGTVYRREMSGALHGLMRVRGFTQDDAHVFCREDQIEDEILRILDLTLDVLRAFGFDDYEVNLSTRPDKAVGSEKIWTHATAALRAALEKKGLDYSVDEGGGAFYGPKIDIKIRDAIGREWQCSTVQLDFNLPERFGMEYVAEDNSRHRPIMIHRALLGSVERFFGVLIEHYAGLFPLWLAPVQVQVLTITDRQDDYAREVAESLRNRGLRVETDLRNEKIGFKIREHTLQRVPYLLVLGDREMETKTVAVRTRAGEDLGSMDLDDLARRLSGEIASRGRSHLED
- the infC gene encoding translation initiation factor IF-3, whose amino-acid sequence is MSAGKETRLNEQITCPEVRLIDTTGENVGVVSIEEALRIAEEAELDLVEISPNAEPPVCRVMDYGKFRFELSKKAQQAKKNQKQIQIKEVKFRPGTDEGDYQVKLRNLNRFINDGDKAKVTIRFRGREMRHQELGAKLLERIEADLSEIATVEQRPKMEGRQMVMVFTPKK
- the rpmI gene encoding 50S ribosomal protein L35, producing the protein MPKQKTNRGAAKRFKPTGSGGFKRAQSHRRHILTKKSTKRKRHLRSTGMIAESDKASVRQMLPHA
- the rplT gene encoding 50S ribosomal protein L20, translating into MSRVKRGVTAHARHKKVLKKAKGYYGARKNVYRVAVQAVTKAGQYAYRDRRQRKRQFRALWIVRINAAARQFGLSYSRMMDGLHKANVEVDRKVLADLAVYDINAFGQIAEKAKAALAA
- the pheS gene encoding phenylalanine--tRNA ligase subunit alpha; this encodes MEELQNLIREALEAIDRAADTQALDALRVRYLGKKGLLTEQLKGLGKLPAEQRPAAGQAINRAKQQVNDALATRLEALASAERRQRLAGESVDVTLPGRRQAVGGLHPVTRTIERIIDLLGRLGFQVAEGPEVEDDYHNFEALNIPAHHPARAMHDTFYFDGGLLLRTHTSPVQVRVMESGEPPFRVIAPGRVYRCDSDLTHSPMFHQVEGLLVDEDVTFAHLRGVLDAFLQAFFEQTDLKTRFRPSYFPFTEPSAEVDIQCMHCGGDGCRVCSHTGWLEVMGCGMVHPNVFAHVGIDSERYTGFAFGLGVERMAMLRYGVNDLRLFFENDIRFLRQFA
- the pheT gene encoding phenylalanine--tRNA ligase subunit beta; the protein is MRISNQWLLEWVDHGLTPGELGHRLTMAGLELDSIQPAAPDFSGVVVGLVRQVAPHPDADKLRVCQVDDGSGQPVQVVCGAPNVAEGMHVPFARVDAMLPGDFRIRKARLRGVESFGMLCSAKELGLAESSEGLMPLPADLIPGTDVREALSLDDLVLEVDLTPNRADCLSMAGVAREVAALTDRPLRVSGIAPVSAVVDDRVPVSIEAAADCPVYAGRVVRGVDPGAETPLWMRERLRRAGIRSLGPLVDVTNYVMLELGQPMHAFDLARLDGGIVVRRARDDENLVLLDGQEINLTGSDLVIADENKVLALAGIMGGEVSGVGQDTRDVFLESAHFTPMAIAGRARQHGLHTDSSHRFERGVDPALPTRALQRVTELLCGIAGGEPGPVVEATGAAPREAAPIMLRATRIARVLGAVIDETEVTRLLSALGCHVEPMAGAWRVTPPGFRFDLAIEADLIEEVARVHGYDRLPATVPPLSPELGRMDEARVPMARMRHLMADLGYQEAVTYSFVDPEWERLFAPDHRPLALANPISSELAVMRSSLWPGLVRALRHNLNRQQERVRLFETGLRFVSQGNELKQESMIAAVACGPLRPLQWGERARDLDFFDLKGDLENLLGFADGEVHFQASVHHPALHPGQSAAVSLNGVPCGWIGALHPELLDRLDLDRAVFVMEVNLEVITRGSVTKFFEQSRFPAIRRDLAIVVDADCPAERVLSSIRKLGIPSLRELVVFDVYTGQGVPVGRKSLALGLILQELSRTLTDEEVDEVIEGIIRQLEQDVGATLRA